One genomic segment of Methanothermococcus okinawensis IH1 includes these proteins:
- a CDS encoding rhodanese-like domain-containing protein, whose amino-acid sequence MIKSLSSKEIYDMISKNDDELYILDVRTPAEYKERHIKNAKLINVNDAEFENEINKLDKSKKYIVYCRSGVRSMKACEIMEKSGFKELYNLIGGITNWKNNGFPVEK is encoded by the coding sequence ATGATAAAATCGTTAAGTTCAAAAGAAATTTATGACATGATTTCAAAAAATGATGATGAGCTCTATATATTGGATGTTAGAACTCCTGCGGAATATAAAGAAAGACATATAAAAAATGCAAAATTGATAAATGTAAATGATGCAGAATTTGAAAATGAGATAAACAAATTAGATAAATCAAAAAAATATATTGTATATTGTAGGTCAGGCGTTAGAAGCATGAAAGCATGCGAAATTATGGAAAAATCAGGCTTTAAAGAATTATATAATTTAATTGGGGGAATTACGAACTGGAAAAATAATGGATTTCCAGTGGAAAAATAA
- the rpsJ gene encoding 30S ribosomal protein S10, translating into MQKARIKLSSTDHKELDGVCDQIRTIAEKTGVDMAGPIPLPTKTLKITTRKSTDGEGSSTFDRWTMRVHKRVIDIEADERTMKHIMKIRIPEAVQIEIELRS; encoded by the coding sequence ATGCAAAAAGCAAGAATAAAGTTAAGTAGCACAGACCATAAAGAATTAGATGGAGTTTGCGACCAGATAAGAACAATCGCAGAAAAAACTGGTGTAGATATGGCAGGACCAATTCCACTGCCAACAAAAACATTGAAAATTACAACAAGAAAATCAACCGATGGTGAAGGTTCATCAACCTTTGATAGATGGACAATGAGAGTTCATAAAAGAGTAATTGATATAGAAGCAGATGAAAGAACCATGAAACATATTATGAAAATAAGAATTCCAGAAGCTGTTCAAATTGAAATTGAATTAAGAAGCTAA
- the tuf gene encoding translation elongation factor EF-1 subunit alpha, which produces MAKEKPVLNVAFIGHVDAGKSTTVGRLLLDSGAIDPQVLERLKREAAEKGKAGFEFAYVMDGLKEERERGVTIDVAHKKFESKKYSVTIVDCPGHRDFIKNMITGASQADAAILVVDVNDAKTGLQPQTREHIFLIRTLGVNQLAVAINKMDTVNYSEEEYKAMKDMLSNQLLKILGYNPDNIHFVPVASYLGDNVVNKSDKMPWYKGPTLVEVIDTFQPPEKPVDLPLRLPIQDVYTITGVGTVPVGRVETGVMKPGDKVVFEPAGVTGEVKSIEMHHEQLPKAEPGDNVGFNVRGVGKKDIKRGDVVGHPDNAPTVAEEFTAQIVVLQHPSVITAGYTPVFHAHTAQVACTFTELLKKLNPATGEVKEENPDFLKAGDAAIVKIVPTKPMVIENVREIPQLGRFAIRDMGMTVAAGMCIDVKAKNK; this is translated from the coding sequence ATGGCAAAAGAAAAACCTGTACTAAATGTTGCATTTATTGGACACGTAGATGCTGGTAAATCCACAACAGTTGGTAGATTATTATTGGATAGTGGAGCTATTGACCCACAGGTATTAGAAAGATTAAAAAGAGAAGCTGCTGAAAAAGGTAAAGCAGGATTCGAATTTGCTTATGTTATGGATGGTTTAAAAGAAGAAAGAGAAAGAGGAGTTACAATCGATGTAGCTCACAAAAAATTCGAAAGTAAAAAATATAGTGTAACAATTGTAGATTGTCCAGGACACAGAGATTTCATTAAAAACATGATTACAGGAGCTTCACAGGCAGATGCTGCTATTTTAGTAGTTGATGTAAATGATGCTAAAACAGGATTACAACCACAAACAAGAGAACACATCTTCTTAATTAGAACACTCGGTGTAAATCAATTGGCTGTTGCAATTAACAAAATGGATACGGTAAATTACAGTGAAGAAGAATATAAAGCAATGAAAGATATGCTCTCAAACCAGTTATTAAAAATATTGGGATACAACCCTGATAACATACACTTCGTTCCAGTGGCATCATACCTTGGAGACAATGTAGTTAATAAATCAGACAAAATGCCATGGTATAAGGGGCCTACACTGGTAGAAGTAATTGATACATTCCAACCACCAGAAAAACCAGTAGATTTACCATTGAGACTCCCAATTCAGGATGTATATACAATCACTGGTGTAGGTACAGTTCCAGTAGGAAGAGTAGAGACAGGAGTTATGAAACCAGGAGACAAAGTTGTATTTGAACCTGCTGGTGTTACAGGAGAAGTTAAATCCATTGAGATGCACCACGAACAGCTTCCAAAAGCAGAACCTGGTGACAACGTTGGTTTCAACGTAAGAGGCGTAGGTAAGAAAGATATTAAAAGAGGAGATGTTGTAGGACACCCTGACAATGCTCCAACAGTAGCAGAAGAATTCACAGCTCAAATAGTTGTTTTACAGCACCCATCAGTAATTACAGCAGGATACACACCAGTATTCCACGCTCACACAGCTCAGGTAGCATGTACATTTACAGAGCTCCTCAAAAAATTGAACCCAGCAACTGGTGAAGTTAAGGAAGAAAACCCAGACTTCTTAAAAGCAGGAGATGCTGCAATAGTTAAAATCGTACCAACAAAACCAATGGTTATTGAAAATGTAAGAGAAATTCCACAGCTCGGTAGGTTCGCTATAAGAGATATGGGTATGACAGTTGCAGCTGGTATGTGTATAGATGTTAAAGCAAAAAACAAATAA
- a CDS encoding elongation factor EF-2 translates to MGRRAKMVEKVKSLMETHDRIRNIGICAHIDHGKTTLSDNLLAGAGMISKDLAGDQLALDFDEEEAARGITIYAANVSMVHEYEGKEFLINLIDTPGHVDFGGDVTRAMRAIDGAIVVVCAVEGVMPQTETVLRQALKEKVKPVLFINKVDRLLNELKLTPEELMNRFTKIINDVNKLIQKMASEEFKKEWIVNVMDGSVAFGSAYHNWAISVPYMKKTGITFKDIIDYCENENQKELAQKAPLHEVLLDMVIKHLPNPLEAQKYRIPNIWKGDLESEIGKAMINCDPNGPLAGVITKIIMDKHAGAISACRLFSGRVKQGDELYLVSMKQKARAQQVAVFMGAERIQVPSVSAGNICALTGLKEASAGETICSPDSIIEPPFESITHVSEPVITVAIEAKNTKDLPKLIEVLRQIAREDNTVRVEINEETGEHLISGMGELHIEVITNTKIGRDAGIEVDVGEPIVVYRETVTGTSPEVEGKSPNKHNKLYFVVEPLEESVYNAYKEGKIKDEDFKKKTPQEVEKVLVEAGLDKEEAKRVMSIYEGNILLNMTRGIVQLDEARELIIEGFKEAVRNGPLAAEKCQGIKVKLVDAVFHEDAIHRGPAQLIPAVRFGIRDAIMQAKPVLLEPIQKVYINTPQDYMGDAMRELSNRRGQILDMEQEGDMTLIKAKAPVSEMFGFAGAIRGATQGRCLWSVEFGGFERVPNELQPKIVKEIRERKGLKTE, encoded by the coding sequence ATGGGAAGAAGAGCAAAAATGGTTGAAAAAGTTAAAAGCTTAATGGAAACCCACGACAGAATAAGAAATATTGGTATTTGTGCACATATTGACCACGGTAAAACAACATTATCAGATAACCTGTTAGCAGGGGCTGGAATGATTTCCAAAGACCTTGCAGGAGACCAGTTGGCACTTGATTTTGATGAAGAGGAAGCAGCAAGAGGTATCACAATCTATGCTGCAAACGTGTCTATGGTGCATGAATATGAAGGAAAAGAATTTTTAATTAACTTAATCGACACACCAGGACACGTTGATTTTGGTGGGGACGTTACAAGAGCAATGAGAGCTATTGATGGTGCCATTGTTGTGGTATGTGCTGTTGAGGGTGTCATGCCACAGACCGAAACCGTTTTAAGACAGGCTTTGAAGGAAAAGGTAAAACCTGTTTTATTCATTAACAAAGTAGATAGATTGTTAAATGAGCTAAAATTAACACCAGAAGAATTAATGAACAGATTTACAAAAATTATCAATGATGTAAATAAATTAATCCAAAAAATGGCATCGGAAGAATTTAAAAAAGAATGGATTGTAAATGTTATGGATGGAAGTGTTGCATTTGGTTCAGCATACCATAACTGGGCAATTTCCGTACCATATATGAAAAAAACAGGTATTACATTCAAAGATATTATAGACTACTGCGAAAATGAAAACCAGAAGGAGCTCGCTCAAAAGGCTCCACTTCATGAAGTTCTTTTGGATATGGTAATCAAACACCTTCCAAACCCACTTGAAGCTCAGAAATATAGAATTCCAAACATTTGGAAAGGAGATTTAGAATCAGAAATTGGTAAGGCTATGATTAATTGCGATCCTAATGGTCCATTGGCAGGTGTAATTACAAAAATTATCATGGATAAACACGCTGGTGCTATTTCCGCATGCAGATTATTTAGTGGTAGGGTAAAACAAGGAGATGAACTATATTTAGTAAGCATGAAACAGAAGGCAAGAGCTCAGCAGGTAGCTGTGTTTATGGGTGCTGAAAGAATTCAAGTTCCAAGCGTTTCAGCAGGGAATATTTGTGCTTTAACAGGGTTAAAAGAAGCTAGTGCAGGGGAAACTATATGTAGTCCAGACAGCATAATTGAACCACCATTTGAATCAATTACGCATGTAAGTGAGCCTGTAATTACAGTAGCAATTGAAGCTAAAAACACAAAAGACCTTCCAAAACTAATTGAGGTTTTAAGACAAATAGCAAGAGAAGACAACACCGTTAGGGTAGAAATTAACGAAGAAACAGGGGAACACTTAATCAGTGGTATGGGTGAGCTCCACATTGAAGTTATTACAAACACAAAGATAGGTAGGGATGCAGGTATTGAGGTAGATGTTGGAGAGCCTATTGTTGTTTATAGGGAAACAGTAACTGGAACCTCACCTGAGGTAGAGGGTAAATCTCCAAACAAACACAACAAATTGTATTTCGTAGTAGAACCACTGGAAGAAAGCGTATATAATGCATACAAGGAAGGAAAAATTAAAGACGAAGACTTTAAGAAAAAGACACCTCAAGAAGTAGAAAAAGTTTTAGTAGAGGCAGGACTTGATAAAGAAGAGGCTAAAAGGGTAATGTCTATCTATGAAGGAAACATTCTTCTCAACATGACAAGAGGTATTGTTCAATTGGACGAAGCAAGGGAATTGATAATTGAAGGTTTCAAAGAGGCTGTAAGAAACGGTCCATTGGCAGCTGAAAAATGTCAGGGCATAAAAGTTAAATTGGTAGATGCAGTATTCCACGAAGATGCAATTCATAGAGGTCCTGCTCAGTTAATCCCTGCTGTAAGATTTGGTATTAGGGATGCAATTATGCAGGCAAAACCTGTATTATTGGAGCCTATTCAAAAGGTATATATAAATACACCTCAGGACTATATGGGAGATGCAATGAGAGAGCTCAGTAATAGAAGAGGGCAGATATTGGATATGGAGCAGGAAGGGGATATGACTCTAATCAAAGCAAAAGCACCTGTTTCAGAAATGTTTGGATTTGCAGGAGCTATTAGAGGAGCTACCCAAGGTAGATGTTTGTGGAGCGTTGAATTTGGCGGATTTGAAAGAGTTCCTAATGAATTGCAACCAAAAATTGTAAAAGAGATAAGAGAAAGAAAAGGATTGAAAACAGAATAA
- a CDS encoding 30S ribosomal protein S7 gives MEIKLFNKWDTTEVVVRDPSLRGYINIAPVFVPHSAGRNSKKMFDKAKMNIVERLANNLMRKEHNTGKKHLVLSTIEEAFDIIEKRTKQNPVQVLIEALENAGPREETTRISYGGIAFLQSVDVSPSRRLDTALRNIALGAMQSAHKSKKTFAQCLADEIIFASKADMQRSYAVRKKEEKERVAQSAR, from the coding sequence TTGGAAATTAAATTATTCAACAAATGGGATACCACAGAAGTTGTAGTTAGAGACCCAAGTTTAAGAGGCTATATAAATATAGCACCAGTATTTGTGCCACACAGCGCAGGAAGAAACTCAAAAAAGATGTTTGATAAAGCCAAAATGAACATTGTAGAAAGATTGGCAAACAATTTAATGAGAAAAGAACATAACACTGGTAAAAAACATTTAGTATTAAGCACAATTGAAGAAGCATTTGATATAATTGAAAAAAGAACAAAACAAAACCCTGTTCAAGTTTTAATTGAGGCATTGGAAAATGCAGGACCTAGGGAAGAAACTACAAGAATTTCTTATGGAGGTATAGCATTCCTTCAATCAGTTGATGTATCTCCATCAAGAAGATTGGATACTGCTTTAAGAAATATAGCCCTTGGTGCAATGCAATCAGCACATAAAAGTAAAAAAACCTTTGCACAGTGTTTAGCTGATGAAATAATCTTCGCTTCAAAAGCAGATATGCAAAGAAGTTATGCAGTAAGAAAGAAAGAAGAAAAAGAAAGAGTTGCTCAATCTGCAAGATAA
- a CDS encoding 30S ribosomal protein S12 produces the protein MSGSKSPRGEFAGRKLVLKRKGSRWHHYKYVNRVLKLKEKSDPLEGAPMARGIVVEKVGLEAKQPNSAIRKCVKVQLIKNGRVVTAFAPGNHAINFIDEHDEVIIEGIGGPKGQAKGDIPGVRYKVVMVGKNSLKELVRGRQEKVKR, from the coding sequence ATGTCAGGAAGTAAATCCCCAAGAGGAGAATTTGCTGGAAGAAAATTAGTATTAAAAAGAAAAGGAAGTAGATGGCACCATTATAAATATGTAAATAGGGTTTTAAAATTAAAAGAAAAATCAGACCCATTAGAAGGAGCTCCGATGGCAAGAGGAATTGTTGTTGAGAAAGTGGGATTAGAGGCAAAACAGCCAAACTCAGCTATTAGAAAATGTGTTAAAGTGCAGCTAATTAAAAACGGTAGGGTTGTTACAGCATTTGCACCTGGAAACCACGCTATAAACTTCATAGATGAACACGATGAGGTCATAATTGAAGGAATTGGAGGTCCAAAAGGACAGGCAAAAGGGGATATTCCAGGAGTTAGATATAAAGTAGTTATGGTAGGTAAAAACTCATTAAAAGAACTTGTTAGAGGAAGACAAGAAAAAGTTAAGAGATAA
- a CDS encoding NusA-like transcription termination signal-binding factor codes for MKVKITRDDMMKIGLFEKITGADVMDCISDDERIVFVVKEGDIGAAIGKGGENVKNAMEKFGKKIDVIEYSSDLKKFVRNVFAPLKLEDVWIKKFGDDVVVYIRVHPKLRRTIIGNRGKNIDRAVNIVGRLSDIKNIKVVSEPRKNPKGKYHKKFEKTEKPKTENKVAENKNIEAEKLKEEVVSESNE; via the coding sequence ATGAAGGTCAAGATAACGAGAGACGACATGATGAAAATCGGTCTTTTTGAAAAAATAACTGGTGCGGATGTAATGGACTGCATTTCTGACGATGAAAGAATTGTATTTGTGGTTAAGGAAGGAGACATTGGTGCAGCAATTGGGAAAGGTGGAGAGAATGTAAAAAATGCCATGGAAAAATTTGGTAAAAAGATAGATGTTATTGAATACTCCTCAGATTTGAAAAAATTCGTTAGAAATGTATTTGCTCCATTGAAGTTAGAAGATGTCTGGATAAAAAAATTTGGAGATGATGTGGTTGTATATATTAGAGTTCATCCCAAATTAAGAAGGACAATTATTGGAAATAGGGGAAAAAATATCGATAGGGCTGTTAATATTGTGGGCAGACTTTCAGATATAAAAAATATTAAGGTAGTTTCAGAACCTAGGAAAAACCCAAAAGGAAAATATCATAAAAAATTTGAAAAGACTGAAAAACCTAAAACTGAAAATAAAGTAGCAGAAAATAAGAATATAGAGGCAGAAAAACTGAAAGAAGAAGTAGTTTCAGAAAGTAATGAATAA
- a CDS encoding 50S ribosomal protein L30e: MDINRAIRVAVDTGNVVLGTKQTIKLAKHGEGNLIILAGNCAKEVMDDITYYAKLSNIPIYNHDSTSLELGAICGKPFPVSALVVIEPGNSTILNVVK, encoded by the coding sequence ATGGATATAAACAGAGCTATAAGAGTAGCAGTAGATACTGGAAATGTAGTTTTAGGAACAAAACAAACGATAAAACTTGCAAAACACGGCGAAGGGAATTTAATAATATTGGCAGGAAACTGTGCAAAGGAAGTTATGGACGATATAACATATTATGCAAAATTATCAAACATTCCAATTTACAATCATGATTCAACATCATTAGAGTTGGGTGCTATCTGTGGAAAACCTTTCCCTGTTTCTGCACTGGTGGTTATTGAACCTGGAAACTCAACTATTTTAAATGTAGTAAAATAA
- the rpoA2 gene encoding DNA-directed RNA polymerase subunit A'', producing MTKIEEYHLLKKAVNSDVVWDEIVSIEEIIYENKYVYDISVEGLETFTTYDGILTHNTMRTFHYAGVAELNVTLGLPRMIEIVDARKEPSTPTMTIYLTEEYKYNREKAEEIARNIESTTVESVSDDISIDLVKSCINVILNPEQMAKRGITVDDVVESIKKKMKLKIDIEGNVLHLIIKTPSLKALRKRIPKVKTIHLKGVPNIPRVIIRKEEGTEEYILYSEGSNLKEVFEIEGVDTTRTTTNNILEIQDVLGIEAARNAIIDEINATLSQQGLTVDIRHLMLVADIMTVDGSVKPIGRHGISGEKASVLARAAFEETVKHLYAAAERGYADKLNGVVENIIVGKPISMGTGCVDVYIDREYEEGKGLILNSEKDIECNECIDENKNKNKNDE from the coding sequence ATAACCAAGATAGAAGAGTACCATCTATTAAAAAAGGCAGTAAATTCCGATGTAGTTTGGGATGAAATTGTATCAATTGAGGAAATAATATATGAAAATAAATATGTTTATGATATTTCGGTAGAAGGTCTTGAAACATTTACAACATATGATGGAATACTAACGCACAATACAATGAGAACCTTCCACTATGCAGGGGTTGCTGAGCTCAACGTTACACTAGGTCTTCCAAGGATGATTGAAATTGTAGATGCAAGAAAGGAGCCATCCACTCCTACTATGACCATATATTTAACAGAAGAATATAAATATAATAGAGAAAAGGCAGAAGAAATAGCCAGAAATATTGAGAGCACAACCGTTGAAAGTGTTTCAGATGATATAAGTATAGATTTGGTTAAAAGCTGTATAAATGTGATATTAAATCCTGAACAAATGGCTAAAAGAGGAATTACAGTAGATGATGTAGTGGAATCAATTAAAAAGAAGATGAAATTAAAAATCGATATTGAAGGAAATGTGCTTCATTTGATAATAAAAACTCCTTCATTAAAAGCACTTAGAAAAAGAATTCCAAAGGTCAAAACAATACACTTAAAAGGAGTTCCAAATATACCTAGGGTAATTATAAGAAAGGAAGAAGGGACAGAAGAGTATATATTATACAGTGAAGGTTCAAATTTAAAAGAAGTCTTTGAAATCGAAGGAGTAGATACAACAAGAACAACTACAAACAATATTTTGGAAATTCAGGATGTTTTGGGTATAGAAGCTGCAAGAAACGCAATTATAGATGAGATAAATGCAACTCTTAGCCAGCAGGGTCTTACTGTGGATATTAGGCATTTAATGCTTGTTGCAGACATTATGACTGTGGATGGTTCTGTGAAACCAATTGGAAGACACGGTATTAGTGGTGAAAAAGCCTCTGTCCTTGCAAGAGCGGCTTTTGAAGAAACCGTAAAACATTTATATGCTGCTGCTGAAAGGGGATATGCTGATAAGCTAAATGGTGTTGTAGAAAATATAATCGTTGGAAAGCCTATATCCATGGGAACAGGATGCGTTGATGTTTATATCGATAGAGAATATGAAGAAGGAAAAGGGTTAATTTTAAATAGTGAAAAGGATATAGAATGCAACGAATGTATTGATGAAAATAAAAATAAAAATAAAAATGATGAATAG
- a CDS encoding LAGLIDADG family homing endonuclease: MELEKKLENTSLPLSLKKGLIDKITKENITDENVINDIIAETVKAYERTLVEPNEAVGVVAAQSIGEPGTQMSLPYEEEIIIKDGELIKPIKIGALVDECIEKYGYININDSEVCDLPINLYVPSLDQDEKIHWKRIISCIRHENPKKLIKIKTKSGRSITATPYHSFVIRENNKVVPVKGSDLKTGDRIPTVKHIPANCIDAISIGEYVANCGRYAIDENNNTIAPKINGKPIINNIDLDYDFGYFIGIYLAEGHSTKYFVSISNVDEKVLEKIRKFAEKLNLSYNEYDNNSGFAKSHDIRINSSVLAEFMNKFGAHSKEKKVADFVYCAKKEFVKGVVRGYFDGDGNLNPERKVIRTYSSSKRLIDDMALLLSRFNIFSVKTIMKGQYGLIIPHRYAKAYYNEIGFTVPKKAEKLKELVESLNDENTYDSIDMIPSIGDAFQVLSDKVGYPSVYAKKFTNKQKIGRGALQKHITKMEEIAKEKTST; this comes from the coding sequence ATGGAATTGGAAAAAAAACTTGAAAATACATCATTGCCTCTTTCATTAAAAAAAGGACTTATTGATAAAATAACTAAAGAAAATATCACCGATGAAAATGTAATCAACGATATAATTGCTGAAACAGTTAAAGCCTATGAAAGAACTTTGGTTGAACCAAATGAAGCAGTTGGAGTTGTAGCAGCTCAGTCCATCGGTGAGCCGGGGACACAGATGTCATTACCATATGAAGAGGAAATAATAATAAAAGATGGAGAGCTCATAAAACCTATAAAAATCGGAGCTCTTGTTGATGAATGTATAGAAAAATATGGATATATTAATATAAATGACTCAGAAGTTTGTGATTTACCTATTAATTTGTATGTCCCAAGTTTAGACCAGGATGAAAAAATACATTGGAAAAGAATTATAAGCTGTATAAGACATGAAAATCCTAAAAAGTTAATAAAAATAAAAACAAAATCAGGGCGAAGCATTACAGCAACACCATATCATTCCTTTGTAATAAGGGAAAACAATAAAGTAGTTCCTGTAAAAGGTTCTGACTTAAAAACTGGAGATAGAATTCCTACTGTGAAGCATATACCTGCAAACTGTATAGATGCCATAAGTATTGGTGAATATGTTGCAAATTGTGGAAGATATGCAATAGATGAAAACAACAACACAATTGCACCAAAAATAAACGGGAAGCCGATAATAAATAATATAGACCTTGATTATGATTTTGGCTATTTCATTGGTATTTATTTAGCAGAAGGGCATTCTACAAAGTATTTTGTATCAATTTCTAATGTAGATGAAAAAGTATTGGAGAAGATTAGAAAATTTGCCGAAAAACTTAATTTAAGTTATAATGAATATGATAACAATAGTGGATTTGCAAAAAGCCATGATATAAGAATAAACTCCTCAGTTTTAGCCGAGTTTATGAATAAGTTCGGAGCTCATTCAAAGGAAAAGAAAGTTGCGGATTTTGTATATTGTGCTAAAAAGGAATTTGTTAAGGGAGTAGTTAGAGGATACTTTGATGGAGATGGTAATTTAAATCCTGAAAGAAAAGTTATAAGGACATATTCATCTTCAAAACGGCTAATAGATGATATGGCATTGTTGCTGTCAAGATTTAATATATTCTCAGTGAAAACTATAATGAAAGGGCAGTATGGTTTAATTATACCTCACAGATATGCAAAAGCATATTATAATGAAATTGGATTCACAGTTCCTAAAAAGGCAGAAAAATTAAAGGAATTGGTTGAATCATTGAACGATGAAAACACATACGATTCAATTGATATGATTCCATCAATAGGGGATGCATTCCAGGTATTATCTGATAAAGTTGGATATCCATCGGTTTATGCAAAGAAATTTACAAATAAACAAAAAATTGGAAGGGGAGCTCTTCAAAAACATATAACAAAAATGGAAGAAATTGCAAAAGAAAAAACATCGACATAA